CCGAATATAACAAGGCCCAAAGGGCCAGTAACACCATTTGGGCCCAAACCCAccatcactctctctctctctctctctctctctctctcgaaaAGCGCTCAACGGTCTCCTTGTGAACCACAAAACCATCACTTCCCGGAGAAATCTGAGGGAATTGAGTCTCGAGGAGTTCAAATTTGTGAAATTGATCGACATGAATCAAAGAGGAAGATCCACCAATCGTAGATCAAGGAGCTTCTCTAGATCCAGACTCGCCGTTGAAGGCCATTGAAATCTCCCATCACATTTCTCtatcgtcttcttccttttgagTTTTCCGACGACCTCTCCAAAAATGGCGACACCATACAGTAATATTCTccttataatatatattcatccTCGTCTGAATCGCACAAAAATCGaatcttttttgcttttgttctttgtctttttctcctccattactttatcaaaatcatgatcatgaaaatttctaaattttaaaacttttttgttggCCCTCTTTCAgaaatcaatttattattgATGTAGACTAATCACGTTTTGAatgctagaaaaaaaaaaattctcgaATAAATTATATTGTGGTGTAGAAAAAGTAGGTGTCTCTTCATTGTTTCCAAAGTGTATGAGAGTGTCtcattcttgttttggttatatacaattggaacagaggaagagagagatatcCAGAAAAGCTACTGGATGGAGCATTCTAGTGATTTGACTGTTGAAGCTATGATGCTTGACTCTAAAGCTTCTGATCTTGACAAAGAAGAACGTCCTGAGGTTTGTGAAACAGTGGTTGCTTCTTTAGTTTCTAATGAATTGAGATTAGGAATATGTGAGCTGATGTGTTGCTTTGCTATATAGGTACTCTCTTTAATCCCACCATATGAAGGGAAATCTGTGCTTGAACTTGGAGCTGGTATTGGTCGTTTCACTGGTGAATTGGCTCAAAAGGCTGGTGAAGTTATCGCTCTTGACTTCATCGAAAGCGCGATTCAGAAGGTAAAACTACTTAGGTAGCTAGCTGTTGTTGTGTTAAAAGTTTCTATTTTACCAttgcttcttttgatttctttgatgatttttttctttgcagaATGAAAGTGTTAATGGGCATTACAAGAACATCAAGTTTATGTGTGCTGATGTAACATCTCCAGACTTGAAAATCAAAGATGGATCTATCGACTTGATTTTCTCAAACTGGTTGCTCATGTATCTCTCTGATAAAGAGGTAAAAACTGTTTTTCATTACTTGATTCTTGTAGTTTCTCGAATGTTTAGAGATGAAAGTCTTAATCTAGTCGATGGTGATGGTAGGTGGAACTAATGGCAGAGAGAATGATTGGATGGGTCAAGCCAGGGGGATACATTTTCTTCAGAGAATCTTGCTTCCATCAATCTGGGGACAGCAAGCGAAAGTCAAACCCCACTCACTACCGTGAACCCAGATTCTACACAAAGGTTCAATCTTTTGACTTGACTTTCATATTTCTGAAATGATCTACTTGCAAAACATGGGTTATGCCTGAACTTTCGAGTATATATATCGTTTGAAGGATATCTAAAACTATGAGGATATTCTCTTGTTTTGTGCTATAGCATGGGAGTAATTTATAAGAATTTAAGAGGACTTCTAGAAAAGACTGCTCCAGTTGgattaatttcattttgaatGTGGTTTAGATCCAAGTTCGATAAGGCTTAAAAAGTGTGTATATCATCAATTTATAGATTTGAAGTCACTTTGATCCACTCTAAGCTAATGTATTGGGATTAGTTGAGTGCATTCTCTTCAATATGGGTGGGTGAAATCCAGATAACCTAAATCTTCTGAAGTTAGAAATGTATGGTGTAAATGTAATGCAGGTTTTCCAGGAATGTCAGACACGTGATGCTTCTGGCAATTCATTTGAGCTCTCTATGGTTGGCTGCAAATGCATTGGGGCTTatgtgaagaacaagaagaatcagaatcaggtaccaaaaaatttctttatcaGATTGTTTACTTTTCATATTCATTTGATTTCACTGACTGACAAGGGGTAAACTTTATTCTCTATGATGGCAGATTTGCTGGATATGGCAAAAAGTCAGCGTGGAGAATGACAAGGATTTCCAGCGTTTCTTGGACAATGTTCAATACAAGTCTAGTGGGATCTTGCGCTATGAGCGTGTCTTTGGGGAAGGATATGTGAGCACTGGTGGATTTGGTAATTCCATTCTTACTCTTTTATCTTCATATGGACATACGTACTTGTATTGTCTGAGTGTTATCTTTATGTTCTTGTTTTCCTTAACAGAGACAACTAAAGAATTTGTGGCGAAGATGGACCTTAAACCGGGACAGAAAGTCCTAGATGTTGGTTGTGGTATCGGTGGAGGTGACTTCTACATGGCTGAGAATTTCGATGTTCATGTTGTTGGAATCGATCTGTCGGTCAACATGATCTCTTTCGCACTGGAGCGGGCCATTGGACTCAAATGCTCAGTCGAGTTTGAAGTCGCTGATTGCACCACCAAAACATATCCCGATAATTCCTTTGATGTCATTTACAGCCGTGACACTATTCTGCACATCCAAGTATAAGCAAAGCTActcaatatattatatatatatttgttctttcACTCTTGAAGATGGTTTTTGGTAATCATCCTCTGCACCCTTTATCTCTGTTCAGGACAAGCCAGCTCTATTCAGGACATTCTTCAAGTGGCTTAAACCAGGGGGTAAAGTTCTCATCACTGACTATTGCAGAAGTGCTGAAACTCCGTCTCCTGAATTCGCAGAGTACATAAAACAAAGAGGATATGATCTACATGATGTTCAAGCTTACGGAcaggtttgtgttttttgtttctcacaAAACCTTTAATCATTTTACAAATTGAGGGACATTTCACATttatcatgattcatgaaacCTTCTTCTTGTAGATGCTGAAAGACGCAGGCTTTGACGACGTTATCGCTGAGGACCGTACTGATCAGGTGACTCCCACATACATTTTATTCACATTTCTTTAAATGCTGATTCTAACATCACCATATTTCGCAGTTTGTACAAGTCCTCAGGCGTGAATTAGAAAAagtggagaaagaaaaggaagaattCATCAGCGACTTCTCAGaagtaaaaacatttctcacaACTAATTCATTTGAGCAAAACACCTGTTTGTTGTGTTCTCATATTGATCACAAAATCTTATTATTACAGGAGGATTACAATGACATTGTTGGAGGATGGTCGGCAAAGCTTGAAAGGACTGCATCTGGTGAACAGAAATGGGGATTATTCATAGCCGACAAGAAGTAAAATCCATGTTTTTATCCCAAAACTCTGGTGATTCATTTCCCTTCAATAAAACCGTTCCTTTGGAGGACAATATCTGCTTGTTTACTATCATGGAACTgcaaatcaaaagataaactCATGTGTTGTTTCGATTCTTACTCGAGTCGTTGTGCCACATAAAACCTGCATTGCTTTGATTTTCCATTAAATATCTGCATAACATTCAAGGGTAATCgatgttttttgttcttagtGTATTCAAGAACAAAGTTACATTTATGACATGGGCTAATTGATAATGACTGGAGCAAACAGAGCAGTAAATGGCTAAGTAAAACTCAACTGGTTCCATCTCTTTGTTTACGAGCTTGTGACTCCCAGAACAGTCTAACAGTGGAATAAATCAGAGAAGGCTCAGCCATTGCGCCATTACCGTAGTCTCCACAGGCCAGTTTCTTCTTGATGGGAGGAATTAGGGTGATTCCAAGTTCATCAAGCAAGACAAGGTGCCGTTCTGTGAAAGGATTGTTCCACATCAAAGTGTTCATCGCCGGTGCAACAAACAACGGTTTGCTATAATCCCATGCTCTTACTATACATGTCAATAGATTATCACATAACCCACCAGCaatctgcaacaacaaaaaaacaaatatgaagcCAAATAGCTAAAATCCAGATCTAAAGCTACGTTTCCTATGATTATTAGTACCTTGGCTAATGTGTTAGCAGACAAAGGAGCAATGATCATAACATCAGCCCAGCGTCTGAGCTCGATATGAAGAACGGGATCACCAATCTTGTTCCAGCTAGACCATTCATCTTCATCTGTATAGAGAGTCACATTCTGAGGTAGAGAAGGTTTATCAACGAAATTGAGAGATGATTTTGAAGCGACGGCTTTGACTTCAGCCCATTCTGAGAAACAATGGCAGAGATTACTGAACTTAATTGAAGCCACACTTCCACTTGCAGCTAGTAAGATACGAGGCTTCCTTGTTACTGTATCCACTTCcatattcatcttcttctctatctgAATCCAGAAGCAGGATCAAATTTTATACAAACAATCTATGAGATTCTCATTTCTCAGAGAGGAATTCAGAATCCGAACATGGATTTTAACGATCATCTTTTGTCAAATCAGAAAGGAAGCGAGAGATCAATGGATTCAAAAGTTTGTGTTAGAGACATTACCTTGTTACAGCCGAGGAAGGAG
This sequence is a window from Arabidopsis thaliana chromosome 1 sequence. Protein-coding genes within it:
- the PMEAMT gene encoding S-adenosyl-L-methionine-dependent methyltransferases superfamily protein (phosphoethanolamine N-methyltransferase (PMEAMT); FUNCTIONS IN: phosphomethylethanolamine N-methyltransferase activity, phosphoethanolamine N-methyltransferase activity; INVOLVED IN: phosphatidylcholine biosynthetic process; EXPRESSED IN: sperm cell, cotyledon, male gametophyte, guard cell, pollen tube; EXPRESSED DURING: L mature pollen stage, M germinated pollen stage; CONTAINS InterPro DOMAIN/s: Methyltransferase type 11 (InterPro:IPR013216); BEST Arabidopsis thaliana protein match is: S-adenosyl-L-methionine-dependent methyltransferases superfamily protein (TAIR:AT3G18000.1); Has 35333 Blast hits to 34131 proteins in 2444 species: Archae - 798; Bacteria - 22429; Metazoa - 974; Fungi - 991; Plants - 531; Viruses - 0; Other Eukaryotes - 9610 (source: NCBI BLink).); this translates as MATPYKEERDIQKSYWMEHSSDLTVEAMMLDSKASDLDKEERPEVLSLIPPYEGKSVLELGAGIGRFTGELAQKAGEVIALDFIESAIQKNESVNGHYKNIKFMCADVTSPDLKIKDGSIDLIFSNWLLMYLSDKEVELMAERMIGWVKPGGYIFFRESCFHQSGDSKRKSNPTHYREPRFYTKVFQECQTRDASGNSFELSMVGCKCIGAYVKNKKNQNQICWIWQKVSVENDKDFQRFLDNVQYKSSGILRYERVFGEGYVSTGGFETTKEFVAKMDLKPGQKVLDVGCGIGGGDFYMAENFDVHVVGIDLSVNMISFALERAIGLKCSVEFEVADCTTKTYPDNSFDVIYSRDTILHIQDKPALFRTFFKWLKPGGKVLITDYCRSAETPSPEFAEYIKQRGYDLHDVQAYGQMLKDAGFDDVIAEDRTDQFVQVLRRELEKVEKEKEEFISDFSEEDYNDIVGGWSAKLERTASGEQKWGLFIADKK
- the ATHAL3B gene encoding Flavoprotein (ATHAL3B; CONTAINS InterPro DOMAIN/s: Flavoprotein (InterPro:IPR003382); BEST Arabidopsis thaliana protein match is: HAL3-like protein A (TAIR:AT3G18030.1); Has 35333 Blast hits to 34131 proteins in 2444 species: Archae - 798; Bacteria - 22429; Metazoa - 974; Fungi - 991; Plants - 531; Viruses - 0; Other Eukaryotes - 9610 (source: NCBI BLink).); protein product: MNMEVDTVTRKPRILLAASGSVASIKFSNLCHCFSEWAEVKAVASKSSLNFVDKPSLPQNVTLYTDEDEWSSWNKIGDPVLHIELRRWADVMIIAPLSANTLAKIAGGLCDNLLTCIVRAWDYSKPLFVAPAMNTLMWNNPFTERHLVLLDELGITLIPPIKKKLACGDYGNGAMAEPSLIYSTVRLFWESQARKQRDGTS
- the PMEAMT gene encoding S-adenosyl-L-methionine-dependent methyltransferases superfamily protein (phosphoethanolamine N-methyltransferase (PMEAMT); FUNCTIONS IN: phosphomethylethanolamine N-methyltransferase activity, phosphoethanolamine N-methyltransferase activity; INVOLVED IN: phosphatidylcholine biosynthetic process; EXPRESSED IN: sperm cell, cotyledon, male gametophyte, guard cell, pollen tube; EXPRESSED DURING: L mature pollen stage, M germinated pollen stage; CONTAINS InterPro DOMAIN/s: Methyltransferase type 11 (InterPro:IPR013216); BEST Arabidopsis thaliana protein match is: S-adenosyl-L-methionine-dependent methyltransferases superfamily protein (TAIR:AT3G18000.1); Has 21397 Blast hits to 20726 proteins in 2642 species: Archae - 625; Bacteria - 15762; Metazoa - 271; Fungi - 989; Plants - 576; Viruses - 5; Other Eukaryotes - 3169 (source: NCBI BLink).) translates to MEHSSDLTVEAMMLDSKASDLDKEERPEVLSLIPPYEGKSVLELGAGIGRFTGELAQKAGEVIALDFIESAIQKNESVNGHYKNIKFMCADVTSPDLKIKDGSIDLIFSNWLLMYLSDKEVELMAERMIGWVKPGGYIFFRESCFHQSGDSKRKSNPTHYREPRFYTKVFQECQTRDASGNSFELSMVGCKCIGAYVKNKKNQNQICWIWQKVSVENDKDFQRFLDNVQYKSSGILRYERVFGEGYVSTGGFETTKEFVAKMDLKPGQKVLDVGCGIGGGDFYMAENFDVHVVGIDLSVNMISFALERAIGLKCSVEFEVADCTTKTYPDNSFDVIYSRDTILHIQDKPALFRTFFKWLKPGGKVLITDYCRSAETPSPEFAEYIKQRGYDLHDVQAYGQMLKDAGFDDVIAEDRTDQFVQVLRRELEKVEKEKEEFISDFSEEDYNDIVGGWSAKLERTASGEQKWGLFIADKK